The proteins below come from a single Malus sylvestris chromosome 3, drMalSylv7.2, whole genome shotgun sequence genomic window:
- the LOC126614955 gene encoding transcription factor RAX1-like, with amino-acid sequence MGRAPCCDKANVKKGPWSPEEDSKLKEYIEKYGTGGNWIALPQKAGLKRCGKSCRLRWLNYLRPNIKHGEFSDEEDRIICSLFASIGSRWSVIAAQLPGRTDNDIKNYWNTKLKKKLMGMHMGPPRPHNHHKNLLKPPPFPSSSHHNYQNQPLIPSEPLSSLYKDLSNYNRSFLGFEAPVPLPPQVSLTSNNFSNISTNSSIFQTLNYPAGVKENNNNNNLLVFGSEGSCSTSSDGSCNNQISYDYCSRSEINNIKQEEMGFDHQGFMMLNYGNQWTERPNGFYFGSENNTLEFTDLDEDVKQQLISTRSKNNYNNNTIINESSKSNSLLFNVNESKTEDDEKVMYFY; translated from the exons atggggagGGCTCCTTGTTGCGACAAAGCAAACGTGAAGAAGGGACCATGGTCACCAGAAGAAGATTCAAAGCTAAAAGAGTACATAGAGAAGTATGGGACTGGTGGGAATTGGATTGCTCTCCCACAGAAAGCTG GTCTGAAGAGATGTGGGAAAAGCTGCAGATTGAGATGGCTTAACTATCTGAGGCCAAACATCAAACATGGAGAATTCTCTGATGAGGAAGACAGGATAATATGCAGCCTCTTTGCTAGTATTGGAAGCAG GTGGTCAGTTATAGCTGCTCAGCTGCCAGGCAGGACTGACAACGATATCAAGAACTACTGGAACACCAAGCTCAAGAAGAAGCTCATGGGGATGCATATGGGTCCTCCTCGACCTCACAACCACCATAAAAATTTACTAAAGCCTCCCCCAtttccttcttcctctcatCACAATTACCAAAACCAACCATTAATTCCATCTGAACCTCTATCGTCGCTGTACAAAGACCTAAGCAATTACAACAGATCTTTCTTAGGGTTTGAAGCGCCAGTGCCATTGCCACCACAAGTTTCGCTGACGTCCAATAATTTCTCAAACATTTCCACCAACTCTTCTAtttttcaaaccctaaattaCCCAGCTGGAGTGAAggaaaataacaataataataaccTCCTCGTGTTTGGAAGTGAAGGGAGTTGCAGTACTTCGTCTGATGGAAGCTGTAATAATCAGATCAGCTATGACTACTGCAGCAGATCAGAGATTAATAACATCAAACAAGAAGAAATGGGTTTTGATCATCAGGGCTTCATGATGCTTAACTATGGCAACCAATGGACCGAAAGGCCAAATGGGTTTTATTTTGGATCAGAAAACAACACATTAGAATTTACTGATCTGGACGAAGATGTTAAGCAGCAGCTGATTAGTACTAGaagtaaaaataattataataataatactattaTAAATGAGTCCTCTAAGTCTAACAGCTTATTATTCAATGTTAATGAAAGCAAGACAGAAGATGATGAGAAGGTCATGTATTTCTACTGA